GGGCGGCGGGGCGGCGGATGCGCAGCCGGTGATCCACCTCCGCCAGCGCCAGACCAAGCGGCGTCGGCGCCGGATCCGCGGGATCGGGCGCAAGCTGCGGCCGGCCGGCCGCGTCCAGGCTGGCCTGATAGGGCCCGTAATGGGTCATCAGCCAGCGGGTCGGATGGGTACCGGTGGCGCCCGGTTCGATGGAACGATCACTCATCCCCTCAGACTAGCTGCGCCTGCGGTCCGCTGGAAGCCTCCAGCTTTTCCCCCGTTCTGGTGGAGAAGTCTGTGGACAACGAGTCCAAACCCCTGACTCCATCCGAGTCGTTCAGGGGCTGCCTAAGAATCGGGCAGGTTGTGCCGGCTGTGGATCAGGCCGCCCGCCCGCAGTGCACAACGCGCTGTTGCACCGCGGTGAAGCGCGGGTGGGCCGCTCTGCTGCGCGGGCGGGGCCGGGGCAAAAAGAAAGCCCCGCAAGGCACGCGGACGCGCCGGGCGGGGCTCAAGTCAAGCATCAGCACCAATCGGGTAGGGTCCATCCGGGCACGGGCGCCAGAATGGACGGGATGCCGGGGAGTGGGAGCTGCCGCCGGCATCACGGCTACGCAAGTCACTATAGGAAACGGCGGACGCACGCGAAGTGACGGACATCACAGGTTAAGTGACGTTCCCGAAAAGGCTGTGTAAAGCCGGTAACCGGAGCGGTGGCGGGTCGCGCTGGGGATGGCCGCGGCGTGTGCCAGCGGGGCATGGGGCCGGGGGCGGGCCGCGCTGGTGCCGGATGGGGGACTTGAACCCACAACCTTCCGCTTACAAGGCGGGTGCTCTACCAATTGAGCTAATCCGGCAGCCGGCGCCGCATCGGGCCCGGGACGCTTCCCGGCCGGGGCCGGGTACAGCCTGTGCGCGACGGCACCCGCACTACATACCGCGTGACGGTGATCGGGACAAGGCTACGAAGGTCGGAAAGATGAACGGGCGTTCATGTTCCTGACATCCGGCGGTGAGGGCTCGGCTGCTTGAATGATCCTCGACGACGCAGCCGGGGAGAGGTCTTCCCCCCCTCTCTGCTTCCCCAACGCTCCTCCCCGACGGGGACAGGCTGCACTGACCGAGGATCTGACGCCATGACCGAACAGCTTCCCCAGCCGGCCGCGATCCGCACCCGCGATTTCGCCGCCCGCCGCCACGCCAACCGCCTGCGCCGCTATGGCGCCGGACTGATGGCCGGTGTGGCGCTTGCCCTGCCGCTGGCCGCCGTCGGCGGCACGGTGATCGCGCCGGTGCCCGCCAATGCCGCTTCGCTGCCCGAAAGCTTCGCGCCGCTGGCCGAGAAGGTGATGCCGGCGGTGGTGAACATCTCTACCACCCAGGAGGTGCAGCAGCCGAGCGGGCCCGAGCAGATGCTGCCCTTCGACCTGCCCGAGAACTCCCCCTTCCGCCGCTTCTTCGAACCCTTCATGCAGGGCCAGCAGCCCACCCATCCCCAGGTGGTGAATGCGCTGGGATCGGGCTTCATCATCGATCCCTCGGGCTATGTCGTGACCAACAACCACGTCATCGACGGCGCCACCGAAATCAAGGTCACGCTGGAAGACAAGAGCCAGTACACCGCCAAGCTGGTGGGCCGCGACCCGCTGACCGACCTTGCGCTGCTGAAGATCGAGGCCGGCCACGACCTGCCGGCGGTTCAGTTCGGCGACAGCGACGCCGCCCGGGTGGGCGACTGGGTGCTGGCGGTCGGCAATCCCTTCGGCCTGGGCGGCACGGTGACCGCCGGCATCGTTTCGGCCCGCAACCGCGACATCAATGCCGGCCCCTATGACGATTTCCTGCAGATCGATGCCGCGATCAACCGCGGCAACAGCGGCGGCCCGGTCTTCGACGAAAGCGGCAAGGTGATCGGCATCAACACCGCCATCTACAGCCCCAATGGCGGGTCGGTCGGCATCGGCTTTTCGATCCCCGCCAATATCGCGACCAAGGTGGTGGCGCAGCTGAAGGAAAGCGGCAGCATCTCCCGCGGCTGGCTGGGTGTGGAAATCCA
The DNA window shown above is from Tistrella mobilis and carries:
- a CDS encoding DegQ family serine endoprotease, whose amino-acid sequence is MTEQLPQPAAIRTRDFAARRHANRLRRYGAGLMAGVALALPLAAVGGTVIAPVPANAASLPESFAPLAEKVMPAVVNISTTQEVQQPSGPEQMLPFDLPENSPFRRFFEPFMQGQQPTHPQVVNALGSGFIIDPSGYVVTNNHVIDGATEIKVTLEDKSQYTAKLVGRDPLTDLALLKIEAGHDLPAVQFGDSDAARVGDWVLAVGNPFGLGGTVTAGIVSARNRDINAGPYDDFLQIDAAINRGNSGGPVFDESGKVIGINTAIYSPNGGSVGIGFSIPANIATKVVAQLKESGSISRGWLGVEIQPLTPEIAEALGMDKPEGALVARVLPGSPAGDAGLERGDVVVQIDGQPVKDARDLTRKVGDLQPGDRVGLTVRRQGDQKDIRIRLGERPQDLAANQQGDHADQGAGVAVDALGVRLAPIDDGLRQRLGIDDSVKGVAVVDMLPPKGDDKRPHAGPGPELRPGDVIEQVAGTAVDRPSQVTALIDEARARKRDHILLLVARGNESRFVAVEIK